One Streptomyces hundungensis DNA segment encodes these proteins:
- the secF gene encoding protein translocase subunit SecF, with protein MSKLGTLGARLYRGEVGYDFVGKRKIWYGISILITITAIVGLAVRGLTMGIEFEGGAAFTTPKTSMSAAQAESAAEAASGHDAIAQKLGDGTIRITIGGIDTGKSDQIKKELAKDLKVDANTINADLVGPSWGETIAKKAWTGLIVFMILVVIYLAIAFEWRMALAALVALIHDLTITVGIYALVGFEVTPGTVIGLLTILGYSLYDTVVVFDGLKEGQKGITKQTRVTYSEMANKSLNGTLVRSINTTVVALLPVAGLLFIGGGVLGAGMLNDISLSLFVGLAAGAYSSIFIATPLVADLKETMPEMKALKKRVLAKRAAAAAKGETEEPQDDSPLDEDDDPQTAGAVVGQRRQPSRNNRGKRR; from the coding sequence ATGTCGAAGCTCGGCACTCTCGGCGCCAGGCTGTACCGCGGTGAGGTCGGTTACGACTTCGTCGGCAAGCGGAAGATCTGGTACGGCATCTCGATCCTGATCACCATCACGGCCATCGTGGGCCTGGCGGTGCGCGGCCTGACGATGGGCATCGAGTTCGAGGGCGGCGCGGCCTTCACCACCCCCAAGACCTCGATGTCCGCCGCGCAGGCGGAGAGCGCGGCCGAAGCGGCCTCCGGTCACGACGCGATCGCCCAGAAGCTCGGCGACGGCACGATCCGCATCACCATCGGCGGCATCGACACCGGCAAGTCCGACCAGATCAAGAAGGAGCTCGCGAAGGACCTCAAGGTCGACGCGAACACCATCAACGCCGATCTGGTGGGCCCGAGTTGGGGCGAGACGATCGCCAAGAAGGCCTGGACGGGCCTGATCGTCTTCATGATCCTCGTGGTGATCTACCTGGCCATCGCCTTCGAGTGGCGGATGGCGCTCGCGGCCCTGGTCGCCCTGATCCACGACCTCACGATCACGGTCGGCATCTACGCCCTGGTCGGTTTCGAGGTCACCCCGGGCACCGTGATCGGTCTGCTCACCATCCTCGGTTACTCCCTCTACGACACCGTCGTCGTCTTCGACGGACTCAAGGAGGGCCAGAAGGGGATCACCAAGCAGACCCGGGTCACCTACAGCGAGATGGCGAACAAGAGCCTCAACGGCACCCTGGTCCGCTCCATCAACACCACGGTCGTGGCGCTGCTCCCGGTCGCGGGTCTGCTGTTCATCGGTGGTGGCGTCCTCGGCGCCGGCATGCTGAACGACATCTCGCTCTCGCTGTTCGTCGGCCTCGCCGCCGGCGCGTACTCCTCGATCTTCATCGCCACTCCGCTGGTCGCCGACCTGAAGGAGACCATGCCGGAGATGAAGGCCCTCAAGAAGCGGGTGCTCGCCAAGCGCGCGGCGGCCGCCGCCAAGGGCGAGACCGAGGAGCCGCAGGACGACTCCCCGCTCGACGAGGACGACGACCCGCAGACCGCGGGCGCGGTCGTCGGCCAGCGCCGCCAGCCGAGCCGCAACAACCGGGGGAAGCGCCGATGA
- the secD gene encoding protein translocase subunit SecD: MAAPNKGRRPAAGGQSKPGRALAFILIAMVALTGGMFLSHTTTPRLGIDLAGGTSITLKAKAEPGQESAINKKNMDTAVQIMNRRVNGLGVSEAEVQTQGSDNIIVNIPKGTNSEQARQQVGQTAKLYFRPVLTAQPTAAPPTPSASPSPSGEATPTPSGKASPNASGKATPSAGKPSSAGTPQGRALTDALKAPGTPTPGASKPSTPAPNPSASGDSAAAAKLQAQFAALDCSTKEARSKAAEGAKSSEPTVACDKDGQEKYILGPAEVDGTDVSKAQAVINQQNGQWIVQMDFTGGGSKKFAAITGKLSQQQYPNNRFAIALDNQVVSAPTVSSTLSGSAEISGNFTQASAQDLANVLSYGALPLSFQEQGVTTVTAALGADQLHAGLIAGAIGLALVIIYLVAYYRGLATIAILSLVVSAILTYAIMTLLGPTISFALNLPAVCGAIVAIGITADSFIVYFERIRDEIREGRTLRPAVERAWPRARRTILVSDFVSFLAAAVLFVVTVGKVQGFAFTLGLTTLLDVVVVFLFTKPVMTLLARRPFFANGHPWSGLDPKRLGAKPPLRRARRTTSAPVDNPKEA, encoded by the coding sequence GTGGCAGCACCGAACAAGGGCCGAAGGCCGGCGGCGGGGGGTCAGAGCAAGCCGGGCCGTGCCCTGGCCTTCATCCTCATCGCCATGGTCGCGCTCACCGGTGGGATGTTCCTATCCCACACCACCACACCGAGGCTGGGCATCGACCTCGCCGGCGGCACGAGCATCACGCTCAAGGCCAAGGCGGAGCCCGGCCAGGAGTCGGCGATCAACAAGAAGAACATGGACACCGCGGTCCAGATCATGAACCGCCGCGTCAATGGTCTTGGCGTCAGCGAGGCCGAGGTCCAGACCCAGGGCAGTGACAACATCATTGTCAACATCCCCAAGGGTACGAACTCGGAGCAGGCCCGCCAGCAGGTCGGCCAGACCGCCAAGCTGTACTTCCGGCCGGTCCTGACCGCCCAGCCGACGGCGGCCCCGCCCACCCCGAGCGCTTCCCCGAGCCCCTCCGGCGAGGCCACGCCCACGCCCTCCGGCAAGGCGAGCCCGAACGCCTCGGGCAAGGCCACGCCGAGCGCGGGCAAGCCGAGCTCCGCCGGCACGCCCCAGGGCCGCGCCCTCACCGACGCCCTCAAGGCCCCCGGTACGCCCACGCCCGGCGCGAGCAAGCCGAGCACGCCCGCGCCGAACCCGTCGGCCTCCGGCGACTCGGCGGCCGCGGCCAAGCTCCAGGCCCAGTTCGCGGCGCTCGACTGCTCCACCAAGGAAGCGCGCTCCAAGGCCGCCGAGGGCGCCAAGTCCTCCGAGCCGACCGTGGCGTGCGACAAGGACGGCCAGGAGAAGTACATCCTCGGTCCGGCCGAGGTCGACGGCACCGACGTCTCCAAGGCGCAGGCCGTGATCAACCAGCAGAACGGTCAGTGGATCGTTCAGATGGACTTCACCGGCGGCGGCTCGAAGAAGTTCGCGGCGATCACCGGCAAGCTCTCCCAGCAGCAGTACCCGAACAACCGCTTCGCCATCGCGCTGGACAACCAGGTCGTCTCGGCCCCCACCGTGAGCTCCACGCTCAGCGGCTCCGCCGAGATCTCCGGCAACTTCACCCAGGCGTCCGCCCAGGACCTGGCCAACGTGCTCTCCTACGGTGCGCTGCCGCTCTCCTTCCAGGAGCAGGGCGTCACCACCGTGACCGCGGCGCTCGGCGCCGACCAGCTGCACGCCGGTCTGATCGCGGGCGCCATCGGCCTCGCGCTGGTCATCATCTACCTGGTGGCCTACTACCGCGGCCTCGCCACGATCGCCATCCTCAGCCTCGTCGTCTCGGCGATCCTGACCTACGCGATCATGACGCTGCTCGGCCCCACCATCAGCTTCGCGCTGAACCTGCCCGCGGTCTGCGGCGCCATCGTCGCCATCGGCATCACCGCGGACTCGTTCATCGTGTACTTCGAACGCATCCGTGACGAGATCCGCGAGGGCCGCACCCTGCGTCCCGCCGTGGAGCGGGCCTGGCCGCGCGCCCGGCGTACCATCCTGGTCTCCGACTTCGTGTCGTTCCTCGCCGCCGCCGTGCTCTTCGTGGTGACCGTCGGCAAGGTCCAGGGCTTCGCGTTCACGCTGGGTCTGACCACCCTGCTCGACGTCGTCGTCGTCTTCCTCTTCACGAAGCCGGTGATGACCCTGCTGGCCCGCCGCCCCTTCTTCGCGAACGGCCACCCGTGGTCCGGCCTCGACCCCAAGCGGCTCGGCGCCAAGCCGCCGCTGCGCCGGGCCCGCCGCACCACCTCCGCCCCCGTCGACAACCCGAAGGAGGCGTGA
- the ruvB gene encoding Holliday junction branch migration DNA helicase RuvB, which yields MNWEDGSDTADLSATAGDRLVGADADGEDTAVEAALRPKDLEEFVGQEKVREQLDLVLRAARARGATADHVLLSGAPGLGKTTLSMIIAAEMGAPIRITSGPAIQHAGDLAAILSSLQEGEVLFLDEIHRMSRPAEEMLYMAMEDFRVDVIVGKGPGATAIPLELPPFTLVGATTRAGLLPPPLRDRFGFTGHMEFYEPAELERVIHRSARLLDVEIEPAGAAEIAGRSRGTPRIANRLLRRVRDYAQVKADGVITLEIASLALGVYEVDARGLDRLDRAVLQALLKLFGGGPVGLSTLAVAVGEERETVEEVAEPFLVREGLLARTPRGRVATPAAWAHLGLVPPQQGGGAAGSGQQGLFGA from the coding sequence ATGAACTGGGAAGACGGCTCCGACACGGCGGACCTGTCCGCGACGGCCGGCGACCGCCTCGTCGGGGCCGACGCCGACGGGGAGGACACCGCCGTCGAGGCCGCCCTGCGCCCCAAGGACCTGGAGGAGTTCGTCGGCCAGGAGAAGGTCCGCGAGCAGCTCGACCTGGTCCTGCGCGCGGCCCGGGCCCGTGGCGCCACCGCCGACCACGTCCTGCTCTCCGGCGCCCCGGGCCTCGGCAAGACCACCCTCTCGATGATCATTGCCGCCGAGATGGGCGCCCCGATCCGCATCACCAGCGGCCCGGCCATCCAGCACGCGGGCGACCTCGCCGCGATCCTGTCCTCCCTCCAGGAGGGCGAGGTCCTCTTCCTCGACGAGATCCACCGGATGTCGCGGCCCGCCGAGGAGATGCTCTACATGGCGATGGAGGACTTCCGGGTCGACGTCATCGTCGGCAAGGGCCCCGGCGCCACCGCCATCCCGCTGGAGCTGCCGCCCTTCACCCTGGTCGGCGCCACCACCCGGGCCGGCCTGCTGCCGCCCCCGCTGCGCGACCGGTTCGGGTTCACCGGACACATGGAGTTCTACGAGCCCGCCGAGCTGGAGCGGGTCATCCACCGCTCGGCCCGGCTGCTCGACGTGGAGATCGAGCCGGCGGGCGCCGCCGAGATCGCGGGCCGCTCCCGGGGCACCCCGCGCATCGCCAACCGGCTCCTGCGCCGGGTGCGCGACTACGCCCAGGTCAAGGCGGACGGCGTCATCACCCTCGAGATCGCCTCCCTCGCGCTCGGGGTGTACGAGGTGGACGCCCGCGGTCTCGACCGGCTGGACCGGGCCGTCCTGCAAGCCCTCCTGAAACTGTTCGGCGGCGGCCCGGTGGGCCTGTCGACGCTCGCGGTCGCGGTGGGGGAGGAGCGCGAGACGGTGGAGGAAGTGGCCGAGCCCTTCCTGGTCCGGGAGGGGCTGCTCGCCCGCACCCCGCGCGGCCGGGTGGCCACGCCCGCCGCCTGGGCCCACCTCGGCCTCGTACCGCCGCAGCAGGGCGGTGGCGCGGCAGGAAGCGGACAACAGGGGCTGTTCGGGGCGTGA
- a CDS encoding RelA/SpoT family protein, translating to MPDEAQPLSAAQPDPQAAEAAAAPATPSEPPATPSEPSPEPKPAAPESGQTPAKAPAPAPVAKPVVPAGSVSRSGGSSNRVRARLARLGVQRSSAYNPVLEPLLRIVRSNDPKIETATLRQVERAYQVAERWHRGQKRKSGDPYITHPLAVTTILAELGMDPATLMAGLLHDTVEDTEYGLDTLRRDFGDQVALLVDGVTKLDRVQFGDAAQAETVRKMVVAMAKDPRVLVIKLADRLHNMRTMRYLKREKQEKKARETLEIYAPLAHRLGMNTIKWELEDLAFAILYPKMYDEIVRLVAERAPKRDEYLAIVTDEVQSDLRAARIKATVTGRPKHYYSVYQKMIVRGRDFAEIYDLVGIRVLVDTVRDCYAALGTVHARWNPVPGRFKDYIAMPKFNMYQSLHTTVIGPNGKPVELQIRTFDMHRRAEYGIAAHWKYKQEAVAGASKVRTDVPRKTGKDDHLNDMAWLRQLLDWQKETEDPSEFLESLRFDLSRNEVFVFTPKGDVIALPAGSTPVDFSYAVHTEVGHRTIGARVNGRLVPLESTLDNGDLVEVFTSKAAGAGPSRDWLGFVKSPRARNKIRGWFSKERRDEAIEQGKDAIARAMRKQNLPIQRILTGDSLVTLAHEMRYPDISSLYAAIGEGHVAAQGVVQKLVQALGGEEAANEDIAESAPPSRGRSKRRKNADPGVVVKGVDDVWVKLARCCTPVPGDPIIGFVTRGSGVSVHRADCVNVDSLSQQPERILEVEWAPTQSSVFLVAIQVEALDRSRLLSDVTRVLSDQHVNILSAAVQTSRDRVATSRFTFEMGDPKHLGHVLKAVRGVEGVYDVYRVTSARRP from the coding sequence TTGCCAGACGAGGCCCAGCCACTCTCCGCCGCGCAGCCCGACCCCCAGGCCGCAGAGGCCGCGGCGGCCCCGGCCACGCCCTCCGAGCCCCCGGCCACGCCCTCCGAGCCGTCGCCCGAGCCGAAGCCCGCGGCGCCCGAGTCCGGTCAGACCCCGGCCAAGGCGCCCGCTCCGGCGCCCGTCGCCAAGCCGGTGGTGCCGGCCGGCTCGGTGTCCCGTTCCGGCGGCTCCTCCAACCGCGTGCGCGCCCGCCTCGCCCGTCTCGGTGTGCAGCGCTCCTCCGCGTACAACCCGGTGCTCGAGCCGTTGCTGCGGATCGTGCGCAGCAACGACCCCAAGATCGAGACCGCCACGCTGCGCCAGGTCGAGCGTGCCTATCAGGTCGCCGAGCGCTGGCACCGCGGCCAGAAGCGCAAGAGCGGCGACCCGTACATCACGCACCCGCTGGCCGTGACGACGATCCTCGCCGAGCTCGGCATGGACCCGGCCACGCTGATGGCGGGCCTGCTGCACGACACCGTCGAGGACACCGAGTACGGCCTGGACACCCTGCGCCGCGACTTCGGCGACCAGGTGGCGCTGCTCGTCGACGGCGTCACCAAGCTCGACCGGGTGCAGTTCGGCGACGCCGCGCAGGCCGAGACCGTACGCAAGATGGTCGTCGCCATGGCCAAGGACCCCCGGGTCCTGGTCATCAAGCTCGCCGACCGCCTGCACAACATGCGCACCATGCGGTACCTCAAGCGCGAGAAGCAGGAGAAGAAGGCGCGCGAGACCCTGGAGATCTACGCGCCGCTCGCCCACCGCCTGGGCATGAACACCATCAAGTGGGAGCTGGAGGACCTCGCCTTCGCGATCCTCTACCCCAAGATGTACGACGAGATCGTGCGGCTGGTCGCCGAGCGCGCCCCCAAGCGCGACGAGTACCTGGCCATAGTGACCGACGAGGTCCAGTCCGATCTGCGCGCGGCCCGCATCAAGGCGACCGTCACCGGCCGGCCCAAGCACTACTACAGCGTCTACCAGAAGATGATCGTCCGCGGCCGTGACTTCGCGGAGATCTACGACCTGGTGGGCATCCGCGTCCTGGTCGACACGGTCCGCGACTGCTACGCGGCGCTCGGCACCGTCCACGCGCGATGGAACCCGGTCCCCGGCCGGTTCAAGGACTACATCGCGATGCCCAAGTTCAACATGTACCAGTCGCTGCACACGACGGTGATCGGCCCCAACGGCAAGCCGGTCGAGCTCCAGATCCGCACCTTCGACATGCACCGCCGCGCCGAGTACGGCATCGCCGCGCACTGGAAGTACAAGCAGGAGGCCGTCGCCGGCGCCTCCAAGGTGCGTACCGACGTGCCGCGCAAGACCGGCAAGGACGACCACCTCAACGACATGGCGTGGCTGCGCCAGTTGCTCGACTGGCAGAAGGAGACCGAGGACCCCAGCGAGTTCCTGGAGTCGCTGCGCTTCGACCTCTCGCGCAACGAGGTCTTCGTCTTCACGCCCAAGGGAGACGTCATCGCGCTCCCGGCGGGCTCGACGCCCGTCGACTTCTCGTACGCCGTACACACCGAGGTCGGCCACCGCACGATAGGGGCGCGGGTCAACGGGCGGCTCGTACCGCTCGAATCCACCCTGGACAACGGCGACTTGGTGGAGGTCTTCACCTCCAAGGCGGCCGGCGCCGGACCCTCGCGGGACTGGCTGGGCTTCGTCAAGTCACCGCGCGCCCGCAACAAGATCCGCGGCTGGTTCTCCAAGGAGCGCCGCGACGAGGCGATCGAGCAGGGCAAGGACGCGATCGCGCGCGCCATGCGCAAGCAGAACCTGCCGATCCAGCGGATCCTGACCGGCGACTCGCTGGTCACCCTCGCCCACGAGATGCGCTACCCCGACATCTCCTCGCTGTACGCGGCGATCGGCGAGGGCCATGTCGCCGCCCAGGGCGTCGTGCAGAAGCTGGTGCAGGCGCTCGGCGGCGAGGAGGCCGCCAACGAGGACATCGCCGAGTCGGCGCCGCCCTCGCGGGGCCGCAGCAAGCGCCGCAAGAACGCCGACCCGGGCGTGGTCGTCAAGGGCGTCGACGACGTATGGGTCAAGCTCGCCCGCTGCTGTACGCCGGTGCCGGGCGACCCGATCATCGGCTTCGTCACGCGCGGCAGCGGCGTCTCCGTGCACCGCGCGGACTGCGTCAACGTGGACTCGCTGTCCCAGCAGCCCGAGCGGATCCTGGAGGTCGAGTGGGCGCCGACCCAGTCCTCGGTCTTCCTGGTCGCCATCCAGGTCGAGGCGCTGGACCGCTCGCGCCTCCTGTCCGACGTGACGCGCGTCCTGTCCGACCAGCACGTCAACATCCTGTCGGCGGCGGTGCAGACGTCCCGCGACCGGGTCGCGACGTCGCGGTTCACCTTCGAGATGGGCGATCCCAAGCATCTGGGGCACGTCCTGAAGGCCGTCCGTGGCGTGGAGGGCGTGTACGACGTGTACCGGGTGACTTCGGCGCGGCGGCCCTAG
- a CDS encoding adenine phosphoribosyltransferase, which translates to MTSVSTETVGLLLSRIRDVPDYPKPGVLFKDITPLLADPRAFTALTDALAALCVQHGATKIVGLEARGFILAAPVSVRAGIGFIPVRKAGKLPGATLKQAYELEYGTAEIEVHAEDLGAGDRVLVIDDVLATGGTAGACLELIRRAGAEVAGVAVLMELGFLGGRERLEPALRGAPLDALITV; encoded by the coding sequence ATGACCAGCGTCTCCACCGAGACCGTGGGGCTGTTGCTCAGCCGCATCCGTGACGTGCCGGACTATCCGAAGCCGGGCGTGCTGTTCAAGGACATCACCCCGCTGCTCGCGGACCCGCGGGCGTTCACGGCCCTCACCGACGCGCTCGCCGCGCTGTGCGTCCAGCACGGGGCGACGAAGATCGTCGGCCTGGAGGCGCGCGGCTTCATCCTGGCGGCCCCCGTGTCGGTGCGCGCCGGGATCGGCTTCATCCCCGTACGCAAGGCGGGCAAGCTCCCCGGAGCCACGCTCAAGCAGGCGTACGAGCTGGAGTACGGCACCGCGGAGATCGAGGTGCACGCCGAGGACCTCGGCGCGGGCGACCGCGTCCTGGTCATCGACGACGTGCTGGCCACCGGCGGCACCGCCGGGGCCTGCCTCGAACTGATCCGCCGGGCCGGGGCCGAGGTCGCCGGAGTCGCGGTCCTGATGGAGCTCGGCTTCCTCGGCGGCCGGGAGCGCCTGGAGCCGGCCCTGCGGGGCGCCCCGCTGGACGCCCTGATCACCGTCTGA
- the ruvC gene encoding crossover junction endodeoxyribonuclease RuvC — MRVLGVDPGLTRCGVGVVEGLAGRPLTMLGVGVVRTPADAELGHRLVAIERGIEEWLDAHRPEFVAVERVFSQHNVRTVMGTAQASAVAMLCASRRGIPVALHTPSEVKAAVTGSGRADKAQVGAMVTRLLRLDAPPKPADAADALALAICHIWRAPALNRLQQAHAQHSVRKVTR; from the coding sequence GTGCGCGTACTGGGGGTGGACCCGGGTCTGACGCGATGTGGCGTCGGCGTGGTCGAGGGGCTCGCGGGCCGGCCCCTGACGATGCTCGGCGTCGGCGTCGTACGGACCCCGGCGGACGCGGAGTTGGGCCATCGCCTCGTCGCCATCGAGCGCGGCATCGAGGAGTGGCTCGATGCCCACCGGCCCGAATTCGTCGCCGTGGAGCGGGTGTTCAGCCAGCACAACGTGCGCACCGTGATGGGCACCGCCCAGGCGAGCGCGGTCGCCATGCTGTGCGCGTCCCGGCGCGGCATCCCCGTCGCCCTGCACACCCCCAGCGAGGTCAAGGCCGCCGTCACCGGCAGCGGCCGGGCCGACAAGGCACAGGTCGGCGCGATGGTGACCCGGCTGCTGCGGCTCGACGCCCCGCCCAAACCGGCCGACGCGGCGGACGCGCTGGCCCTCGCCATCTGCCACATCTGGCGCGCCCCCGCGCTCAACCGGCTCCAACAGGCCCACGCCCAGCACTCCGTACGGAAGGTCACCCGATGA
- a CDS encoding YebC/PmpR family DNA-binding transcriptional regulator has product MSGHSKWATTKHKKAVIDAKRGKLFAKLIKNIEVAARTGGADIDGNPTLFDAVQKAKKQSVPNKNIDSALKRGAGLEAGGADYETIMYEGYGPNGVAVLIECLTDNRNRAASDVRVAMTRNGGSMADPGSVSYLFNRKGVIVLPKGELSEDDVLNAVLDAGAEEVNDLGESFEIISEATDLVAVRTALQEAGFDYDSADSNFVPTMQVELDEEGARKIFKLIDALEDSDDVQNVFANFDISDEVMAKVDA; this is encoded by the coding sequence ATGTCCGGCCACTCTAAATGGGCTACGACGAAGCACAAGAAGGCCGTGATCGATGCCAAGCGCGGCAAGCTCTTCGCGAAGCTGATCAAGAACATCGAGGTCGCGGCCCGCACCGGGGGCGCCGACATCGACGGCAACCCGACCCTCTTCGACGCCGTACAGAAGGCGAAGAAGCAGTCGGTGCCCAACAAGAACATCGACTCCGCGCTCAAGCGCGGCGCCGGTCTCGAGGCGGGCGGTGCCGACTACGAGACGATCATGTACGAGGGTTACGGCCCGAACGGTGTCGCGGTGCTCATCGAGTGCCTCACCGACAACCGCAACCGTGCCGCCTCCGACGTACGTGTCGCGATGACCCGCAACGGCGGCTCGATGGCCGACCCGGGGTCCGTCTCGTACCTGTTCAACCGCAAGGGCGTCATCGTGCTGCCCAAGGGTGAACTCTCCGAGGACGACGTCCTGAACGCGGTTCTGGACGCCGGCGCGGAGGAAGTCAACGACCTCGGTGAGTCCTTCGAGATCATCTCCGAGGCGACCGACCTGGTCGCGGTGCGCACCGCGCTCCAGGAGGCCGGCTTCGACTACGACTCCGCCGACTCCAACTTCGTCCCGACCATGCAGGTCGAGCTGGACGAGGAGGGCGCGCGGAAGATCTTCAAGCTGATCGACGCGCTGGAGGACAGCGACGACGTCCAGAACGTCTTCGCCAACTTCGACATCTCCGACGAGGTCATGGCGAAGGTCGACGCGTAG
- the pdxT gene encoding pyridoxal 5'-phosphate synthase glutaminase subunit PdxT, with the protein MTNTPVIGVLALQGDVREHLIALASADAVARPVRRPEELAEVDGLVIPGGESTTISKLAALFGMLEPLRERVRAGMPVYGTCAGLIMLADKILDPRSGQETIGGIEMIVRRNAFGRQNESFEATVEVAGVGPVEGVFIRAPWVESVGAATQVLAEHGGHIVAVRQGNALATSFHPELTGDHRMHELFVDMVRAAR; encoded by the coding sequence ATGACGAACACCCCCGTGATCGGTGTCCTGGCCCTCCAGGGCGACGTACGGGAGCACCTCATCGCCCTGGCCTCGGCGGACGCCGTGGCCAGGCCGGTCAGGCGTCCCGAGGAGCTCGCCGAGGTGGACGGCCTGGTCATCCCCGGCGGCGAGTCCACCACCATCTCCAAGCTCGCCGCGCTGTTCGGCATGCTGGAGCCGCTGCGCGAGCGGGTGCGGGCGGGCATGCCCGTGTACGGCACCTGCGCCGGGCTGATCATGCTTGCCGACAAGATCCTCGACCCGCGTTCGGGCCAGGAGACCATCGGCGGCATCGAGATGATCGTTCGCCGCAACGCCTTCGGCCGCCAGAACGAGTCGTTCGAGGCGACCGTCGAGGTCGCGGGCGTCGGCCCCGTGGAAGGCGTGTTCATCCGCGCCCCCTGGGTCGAGTCCGTGGGCGCCGCGACCCAGGTGCTGGCCGAGCACGGCGGCCACATCGTGGCCGTGCGCCAGGGGAACGCGCTGGCGACCTCGTTCCACCCCGAGCTCACGGGCGACCACCGCATGCACGAGCTGTTCGTGGACATGGTGCGCGCCGCCCGGTGA
- the yajC gene encoding preprotein translocase subunit YajC, giving the protein MSPITLLPFIVLIGAMFLMTRSAKKKQQAAAAMRNEMQPGTGVRTIGGMYATVKEIGDETVLLEVAPGVHAVYAKNAIGAVLSDEEYNRIVHGDTEEQLPAVPDDASSLTESTEAAEADAAVAEDAKIDLGKKDEAEDAAAPKDGKDGKADGGADTK; this is encoded by the coding sequence GTGAGCCCTATCACTCTCCTCCCCTTCATTGTGCTTATCGGGGCCATGTTCCTGATGACCCGGTCCGCCAAGAAGAAGCAGCAGGCGGCTGCCGCCATGCGCAACGAGATGCAGCCCGGCACCGGTGTCCGCACCATCGGGGGCATGTACGCCACCGTCAAGGAGATCGGCGACGAGACGGTCCTCCTGGAGGTGGCGCCCGGCGTCCACGCCGTCTACGCCAAGAACGCCATCGGCGCGGTCCTGAGCGACGAGGAGTACAACCGGATCGTCCACGGTGACACCGAGGAGCAGCTCCCGGCGGTGCCGGACGACGCCTCCTCGCTGACGGAGAGCACCGAGGCCGCCGAGGCCGACGCCGCGGTCGCCGAGGACGCCAAGATCGATTTGGGCAAGAAGGACGAGGCGGAGGACGCCGCCGCGCCCAAGGACGGCAAGGACGGCAAGGCCGACGGCGGGGCCGACACGAAGTAG
- the ruvA gene encoding Holliday junction branch migration protein RuvA: MIAFVSGPVAALAPDTAVVEVGGIGMALQCTPNTLAELRIGQHAKLATSLVVREDSLTLYGFADDDEKQVFELLQTANGVGPRLAQAVLSVHTPDALRRAFASGDEKALTAVPGIGKKGAQKLLIELKDRLGAPVGNAPSAGAPAASGWRDQLHAALVGLGYAPREADEAVSAVAPQAEASEKPNVGALLKAALQTLNRAR, translated from the coding sequence ATGATCGCCTTCGTCAGCGGCCCGGTCGCCGCCCTCGCACCCGACACCGCGGTGGTCGAGGTCGGCGGCATCGGCATGGCCCTCCAGTGCACGCCCAACACCCTGGCCGAACTGCGCATCGGCCAGCACGCCAAGCTCGCCACCTCCCTGGTCGTGCGGGAGGACTCGCTGACCCTGTACGGCTTCGCCGACGACGACGAGAAGCAGGTCTTCGAACTGCTCCAGACCGCCAACGGCGTCGGCCCCCGGCTCGCCCAGGCGGTCCTGTCGGTGCACACCCCGGACGCGCTGCGCCGCGCCTTCGCCAGTGGCGACGAGAAGGCGCTCACCGCGGTCCCGGGCATCGGCAAGAAGGGCGCCCAGAAGCTGCTCATCGAGTTGAAGGACCGGCTCGGCGCGCCCGTCGGTAACGCACCGTCGGCCGGCGCCCCGGCCGCCTCCGGCTGGCGCGACCAGCTGCACGCGGCCCTCGTCGGGCTCGGCTACGCGCCCCGCGAGGCGGACGAGGCGGTCTCGGCGGTGGCGCCCCAGGCCGAGGCCTCGGAGAAGCCGAACGTCGGAGCCCTCCTCAAGGCCGCCCTGCAAACCCTGAACCGCGCCCGCTGA